The nucleotide window AAGCGAAAAACGAGCGGTAGAAAAGATGCTCCACAGGGTTGCATGTTGAATATCAACGGCGTTGCATTTATAATGGGAGGCCtaagattttttaatgaaaaaaatcgtgTTTATTTGCGTTAGAGAGAAGCCAGTCGAAGAGAATATTCAAATGTTCAAACAAACATGTAGCACTTGTGGTACAACGCTGCatttaaatatctttttaaGCATGCTTCTTAGCTGGATAAATACCTAAATATGcacaacaaatgtttttttttacatctaAGCTTCGAGGAGCATTCTTTCGTTCGTAGACTTAAACGACACTTCTATAATAtcctaatgtttttaaattgaaatcaaagaTACTCTTTGAAAGAAAACGTAACGAAAGGACGAGTTGACTCGTCTGAAACAGGTCGTTGCgcgtttgttattattgtgaaTGGTCTAAAATATGTGAAACAGAATTTGGTAGCACTGGTAGTAGTGGCGATAGCAATTTAATGCGGTATCAGATTAATGTTGTGCTTgaattcaactggataactttgttgttgttttaacatGTACAAGAGAGCAGCTCCTAAACATAGCAGAGAAATTGCGATTCGAAGACGGCAAAAATAATTGTGTTGGCTAAAGTTTCTAGTTAATTGCATAAGTAGGTAGTCAAATAAAACACACTAAATATAGCGGATTAATACTTTACATTACTTTTTATTACACTGTAAATTAACTTAACAGCTAACATTTCGTATTAAACACCTTacacataaattatttaagtactaATTTTAGTCAGtagaaaattcgaattttaataCCATTTAGAAATTGCTTAACTTCTCGTAAAACCTTAAggcccaccaccaccaccgccgatGCGCTGACACCCTGTAATGCACCACAACATATTATCACCGCCACCATCCGATTCCCCGTCCTAGCTATCGCTTTTTTGCGTTTTCTGCATCACCTGACGCAATTGTGGGAAACTACTCTTTGTAGGTGGTGGATGCAAACGGGAGCACAACGATATAAATGGTTCATATAAAGACGGACGTTCCATCGCATTTACTGTGTAATGTTTAATACGTTCACGAGCACACCAACTATTTGCCCGATTCAAGACAGACTCCACTGGAtctggctgctgttgttgtgcttgtggCTGCGTCACTTGTATAGGTGGCGATGCTGGTGAGTCACGTCTGTTGCGTGCACGCATATTAGCCAAAACTATTATGGCAACATTATCTTTTTTCTCCTTGTTACGATCAATATCTGTTTTAATATCTGCCAACATATCTAAACTACTGGGATCAGTAGGATCATATACCAATACATAACCATCTGGGAAATAAAGATAGTGGCGTGGCAGTTGTCCCTTGCCCTGTAGCCCAGCACTGTCATAAATACGTAGAGTTTCGCGTGAGCCACCACGTCCTGTATCCACACTAGCAACATATATATCTTCTATCGTGGGGTGGATTTCCTAAAAACGGTAAGCGAAACATTTAAATTAGTTGATAAAAATTGTGTGGGTGTTATGATGATGCCTACCGTATCCATATTGACATTTCCATAAATTAGTTGCTCCAACAACGCCGTTTTGCCAACACCTTTCATACCGCATACTAGTACTTTGCCAACTTTACCTATTTTTGCAGTCAACATAACGActgaattttgttttgttcaaaGTTTTGCGAA belongs to Zeugodacus cucurbitae isolate PBARC_wt_2022May chromosome 6, idZeuCucr1.2, whole genome shotgun sequence and includes:
- the LOC105213223 gene encoding NF-kappa-B inhibitor-interacting Ras-like protein, coding for MLTAKIGKVGKVLVCGMKGVGKTALLEQLIYGNVNMDTEIHPTIEDIYVASVDTGRGGSRETLRIYDSAGLQGKGQLPRHYLYFPDGYVLVYDPTDPSSLDMLADIKTDIDRNKEKKDNVAIIVLANMRARNRRDSPASPPIQVTQPQAQQQQPDPVESVLNRANSWCARERIKHYTVNAMERPSLYEPFISLCSRLHPPPTKSSFPQLRQVMQKTQKSDS